The following DNA comes from Enterobacter sp. SA187.
TTCGAGATGGCGAAAATCGCCCGCGACCTGTTCTGTAACGAACGCGGCGCGCGTGAAGACCGTCTGTTTGGCGATGCGTTCGCGTTTATTTGATTTTTTTCCCTCACTCCGGCCCTCTCCCCAGGGAGAGGGTAAAAGTAACGGGAAATTACCAATAAAAAACCCGCCCCTGACAGGCGGGAAAAACGGCAACTAAAACGTTTTTACTTTACTCAGACTCGCTCAAATACTGTCGCGATGCCCTGACCTAAACCGATACACATGGTGGCCAGACCGAACTGCGCGTCTTTGCGTTCCATCAGATTCAGCAGCGTAGTGCTGATACGCGCTCCGGAACAGCCCAGCGGATGCCCCAGCGCGATCGCGCCGCCGTTGAGGTTGATCTTCTCGTCGATCTGCTCCATCAGCCCCAGATCTTTAATGCACGGCAGGATCTGTGCGGCAAAGGCTTCGTTCATCTCAAACAGATCGATATCGCTGGCAGTCAGCCCGGCTTTTTTCAGCGCCAGTTTTGACGCCGGTACCGGGCCGTAACCCATAATCGACGGATCGCAGCCAACCACCGCCATGGAACGAATACGGGCACGGGGTTTCAGGCCCAGCTCGCGGGCGCGGCTTTCGCTCATCAGCAGCATGGCGGCAGCGCCGTCGGACAGGGCGGAAGAGGTGCCCGCCGTAACCGTACCGTTCGCCGGATCAAAAGCCGGTCGGAGAGTGGAAAGCGCCTCCACCGTGGTTTCCGGGCGGATCACTTCGTCGTAATTAAACTGTTTCAGCACGCCGTCCGCATCGTGGCCGCCGGTCGGGATGATTTCATTTTTAAATGCGCCGGACTGCGTGGCCGCCCAGGCACGGGCGTGAGAGCGGGCGGCAAACTGATCCTGCATTTCACGGCTGATGCCATGCATACGGGCCAGCATTTCAGCGGTTAAGCCCATCATGCCCGCTGCTTTCGCCACGTTACGGCTGAGGCCTGGGTGGAAATCGACGCCGTGATTCATCGGCACATGGCCCATGTGCTCAACGCCGCCAATCAGACAGGCCTGCGCATCGCCGGTCATGATCATACGCGCAGCGTCGTGCAGCGCCTGCATTGACGAACCGCACAGGCGGTTGACGGTGTTCGCCGGTACCGAATGCGGGATCTCCGCCAGCAGCGCGGCGTTACGGGCGATGTTAAAACCCTGCTCCAGCGTCTGCTGAACGCAGCCCCAGTAAATATCGTCAAGCGCGGCGGCTTCCAGCTGCGCATTACGCGACAGCAGGCTGCGCATCAAATGGGCGGAGAGATCTTCCGCCCGCACATGGCGGAATGCGCCCCCTTTTGAACGGCCCATCGGGGTACGGATCGCATCAACAATGACTACCTGTTCCATCGTCACTCCTTAAGCCGTGTGTGTTTCAATCACCGGGCGAGCAGGCTCAGCCAGGGGATAATAGGGTTCGTTATGGCGCGCTTTTTCATGCAGTCCTTCCGGCACCTGATAGAGCGGGCCGAGATGCTGGTACTGCTGGGCCATATCGAGATATTTTGCGCTGCCCTGGGTGTCCAGCCAGCGGAATGCGCCGCCATGGAACGGCGGGAAGCCAAGGCCGTACACCAGCGCCATATCCGCTTCGGCGGGGCTGGCGATAATGCTTTCTTCCAGACAACGCACCACTTCGTTAACCATCGGTATCATCATGCGGGCGATAATTTCTTCATCGGAGAAATCACGCTTCGGCTGACTGACGCCCGCCAGCAGTTCATCCACTGCGCTGTCTTCTTCTTTCTTCGGCTTGCCTTTGCTGTCTTCTTTATAACGCCAGAAGCCCTGACCGTTTTTCTGCCCGAAACGACCGGCGTCAAACAGCGCGTCGATAGCATCACGGTAATCTTTCTGCATACGCTGCGGGAAGCCTTCTGCCATCACTGCCTGAGCGTGGTGGGCGGTATCAATACCGACGACATCCAGCAGGTACGCCGGGCCCATCGGCCATCCGAACTGTTTTTCCATCACTTTGTCGATTTTGCGGAAGTCCGCGCCGTCGCGCAGTAACTGGCTGAAACCGGCAAAGTAGGGGAACAGCACGCGGTTGACGAAAAAGCCCGGGCAGTCGTTAACCACAATCGGGGTTTTGCCCATTTTGCTCGCCCAGGCCACCACTTTGGCGATGGTGCTGTCGGCGGTTTTCTCGCCGCGAATGATCTCCACCAGCGGCATACGGTGCACCGGGTTAAAGAAGTGCATCCCGCAGAAGTTTTCCGGGCGTTGCAGCACGCTGGCCAGTTCGCTAATCGGAATGGTGGAAGTGTTGGACGCCAGTACCGTATCCGGACGCACGCGGCTTTCCGTTTCGGTGAGCACCGCTTTTTTCACCTTCGGGTTTTCCACCACCGCTTCGACAACCACATCAACGCGCTCAAAGCCGGCGTAATCCAGCGTCGGGTGGATAGTCCCGATCACCCCGGCCAGCTTCAGGCCGTCAATTTTTCCGCGCTCAAGCTGTTTATTCAGCAGCTTCGCGGCTTCGTTCATGCCGAGGGTGAGGGATTTGTCGTTGATATCTTTCATGATCACCGGCACGCCTTTCCAGGCGGACTGGTAAGCGATGCCGCCGCCCATGATGCCTGCGCCCAGTACAGCGGCCTGTTGCGGGGCGTCCGTGTCTTTGGTGAGTTTTTTGGCCTGGCCTTTGACGTACTGGTCGTTAAGGAAGATGCCGACCAGCGCGCGGGCTTCGTTAGTGTGGGCCAGCGGTACGAAGCTCTGGTTTTCCAGCTTCAGCGCTTCTTCGCGGCCATATTTCGCCGCGGCCTCGATGGTTTTTACTGCCGTGAGGGGGGCCGGATAATGTTTTCCGGCGGTCTGCATCACCATGGCTTTGGCGATGGAGAAACTCATGGCGGCTTCAATTTTGCTTAATTTAAGCGGTTCGAGCTTCGGCTGGCGTTTGGCTTTCCAGTCCAGATCGCCATTAATGGCCTGACGCAGGATCGCCACCGCGCCGTCGCGGAGTTTTTCCGGCTTCACGATGCCATCCACCAGGCCAATTTTCAGTGCCTGTGCGGCATCCACGTCTTTACCGGCGGCAATAATTTCCAGCGCGCTGTCTGCGCCCAGCAGGCGCGGCATACGCACTGAACCGCCAAAGCCCGGCATGATGCCCAGTTTGGTTTCGGGCAGGCCAATGCGCAGCTCCGGGGTGGCGAGACGGTAATCGGTCGCCAGCACGCATTCACAGCCGCCGCCGAGGGCGTAACCGTTCACGGCCGAAATGGTCGGCACCGGCAAATCTTCCAGACGGTTAAATACGCTGTTGGCGAAATGCAGCCACTGGCTGAGCTGTTCCTGCGGCACCTGGAACAGGGAAAGGAATTCGGTGATGTCGGCGCCGACAATAAAGGCCGCTTTGTCTGAACGCAGCAGCAGCCCTTTTAAATCCGCTTGTTTTTCCACCACGCCGAGCGCCTCGCCGAGGCTGGCTACGGTTGCCGTGTCGAGCTTGTTGACTGAGCCTGGCGCGCTGAACACCAGTTCGGCAATGCCGTCTTCCAGCCAGTCGAGGTACAGGGTATCGCCTTTGTAGAGCATGTCAGTCTCCTGAATCCAGCATCATTACTGGTCTTACCAGATGAGACGGAGTGTGGTTTTTATGTTAATAAATTGCAAATGACTCTTTAAAAAGTTGCAGCGCCGATCACGCTTAGCGGAAATCACGCAGCCTTTCGCTCCTGTGCTAAGATGCGAACAATTCAGGCTAAAACTAGCGAAGGGAATATCATGGAATCACTGGCCGCACTCTATAAAAATCATATTGTTACGTTACAGGAACGCACCCGCGATGTTCTGGCCCGCTTTAAGCTGGATGCGCTGCTCATCCACTCCGGCGAGCTGATGAATGTCTTCCTTGACGACCATGCTTATCCGTTTAAGGTCAACCCGCAGTTCAAGGCGTGGGTGCCGGTTACGCAGGTGCCTAACTGCTGGTTGCTGGTGGATGGGGTGAATAAACCGAAACTGTGGTTCTATCTGCCGGTGGATTACTGGCACAACGTGGAACCGCTGCCGGTGTCCTTCTGGACCGAAGAAATCGACATTATCGCGCTGCCGAAAGCCGACGATATCGGCAGCCAGCTGCCTGCGGCGCGGGGCAATATCGCCTATATCGGGCCGGTCACGGAACGTGCTGCCGCGCTTGAGATCAAAGCGGAACATATCAACCCGAAAGGGGTGATCGACTACCTGCATTATTATCGCGCTTATAAAACCGACTATGAGCTGGCCTGTATGCGTGAAGCGCAGAAGACCGCCGTGATGGGCCATCGCGCCGCCCATGAAGCCTTCCAGTCCGGGATGAGTGAGTTCGATATTAACCTCGCCTATCTGACCGCCACCGGGCATCGTGATATCGATGTGCCCTATGGCAATATTGTGGCGCTGAATGAACACGCGTCTGTGCTGCACTATACGAAGCTGGATCACCGTGCGCCGTCTGAAATGCGCAGTTTCCTGTTGGATGCTGGCGCAGAATACAACGGTTATGCCGCGGATCTTACCCGTACCTGGGCTGCGAACAGCGATACCGATTTTGCCCAGCTCATCAAAGACGTTAATGAAGAACAGCTGGCGCTGATCGGCACCATGAAAGCGGGCGTCAATTATGTGGAGTACCACATCCAGTTCCATCAGCGCATCGCGAAACTGCTGCGCCGTCATCAGATCGTCACCGATATGAGCGAAGAGGCGATGGTGGAAAACGATCTGACGGGGCCGTTTATGCCGCACGGTATTGGTCACCCGCTGGGGCTGCAGGTGCACGACGTCGCCGGATTTATGCAGGATGACACGGGTACGCACATGGCTGCGCCGTCGAAATATCCTTATCTGCGCTGTACGCGCGTGATGCAGCCGCGCATGGTGGTGACCATTGAGCCAGGGATTTACTTTATTGAGTCTCTGCTGGCACCGTGGCGTGAAGGGGCGTTCAGCAAGCACTTCAACTGGCAGAAAATTGACGCGCTTAAACCGTTCGGCGGCATCCGCATTGAAGATAACGTGGTGATCCATGAAAACGGCGTGGAAAACATGACGCGGGATCTGAAGCTGGCGTAATGGAAAGCTGGCCGATACCGGCAGAGCCGGTTACCGTTACGGAAGAGATCAAAAAGAGCCGCTTTATCACGCTGCTGGCGCATACCGATGGCGTGGAGGCGGCAAAAGCCTTTGTTGAGTCGGTACGATCGGCCCACCCGGATGCACGGCACCATTGTGTCGCCTGGGTGGCTGGCGCGCCGGACGATTCGCAGCAACTGGGTTTCTCGGATGACGGTGAACCGTCGGGCACGGCCGGCAAACCGATGCTGGCGCAGCTGATGGGCAGCGGCGTCGGCGAAATCACCGCCGTGGTGGTGCGCTACTATGGCGGTGTTTTATTAGGGACGGGCGGGCTGGTAAAAGCCTATGGCGGCGGGGTGCAGCGTGCGCTGAATCAGCTTACCTCCATCCGCAAAATGCCATTAACCGCATATACTTTGAGCTGTGATTACGCCCAGCTGGCGGGTATTGAGTCGCTGCTTTTACAGTTCGAAGGAAAGATCGTCGACAGTCAGTATCAGGATCTGGTGCACCTGCGGGTAGCGCTTCCGCACAGCAGACTGGATGAATTTTCGGCAAAGCTGGCGGATTTTAGCCGTGGTTCATTGCAATTACTGGCGATTGAAGAATAATCCCCACCTCATTTCTTACTACCTAAGGACGCGGCAGAGATGCATTTCCGTGCCATAACCCGAATTGTTGGACTGCTGGTCATTTTATTTTCCGGGACCATGATCCTGCCCGGACTGGTCGCTCTCCTTTACCGTGACGGTGCGGGGCGCGCATTTACACAAACCTTTTTTGTGGCGCTGGCGATTGGTTCGCTGCTGTGGTGGCCCAACCGCCGCCAGAAGGGCGAACTGAAATCCCGGGAAGGCTTTCTGATCGTCGTGCTGTTCTGGACGGTGCTGGGCAGCGTGGGGGCATTGCCCTTTATTTTCTCTGAACGCCCAAACCTGACGGTCACCGATGCGTTTTTTGAATCTTTCTCCGGTTTAACCACCACCGGGGCGACGACGCTGGTGGGGCTGGACACGCTACCGCATGCCATCCTGTTCTACCGGCAGATGCTGCAATGGTTCGGCGGTATGGGGATCATCGTGCTGGCGGTGGCCATTCTGCCTATCCTCGGGGTCGGGGGGATGCAGCTCTATCGCGCGGAAATGCCCGGCCCGCTGAAAGATAACAAAATGCGCCCGCGTATTGCCGAAACGGCGAAAACCCTGTGGCTTATCTATGTCCTGCTGACGGTGGCCTGTGCGCTGGCGTTATGGTTTGCCGGGATGCCCGCTTTTGATGCTATCAGCCATAGTTTCGCCACCATCGCCATTGGCGGTTTCTCCACCCATGACGCCAGCGTGGGTTACTTCGACAGTCCGACCATTAACACCATTATCGCTATTTTCCTGCTGATCTCCGGCTGTAACTATGGCCTGCACTTCTCTTTATTAAGCGGTCGCAACCTGAAAGTGTACTCGCGCGATCCGGAATTCAGGATGTTTATCGGCGTGCAACTGACGCTGGTGTTCATCTGTACGCTGGTGCTGTGGTTCCACGATGTGTACGACTCGGCGGTCACCACCCTTAACCAGGCTTTTTTCCAGGTGGTGTCGATGGCGACGACCGCCGGATTTACTACCGACAGCATTGCGCGCTGGCCGCTGTTCCTGCCGGTGCTGTTACTCTGTTCGGCTTTTATTGGCGGCTGCGCCGGGTCAACGGGGGGCGGGCTGAAAGTGATCCGTATCCTGCTACTGTTTAAGCAGGGCAACCGTGAACTGAAGCGTCTGGTCCACCCGAATGCGGTTTACAGCATCAAGCTGGGGAACCGAGCGTTACCGGAACGTATTCTGGAAGCGGTATGGGGGTTCTTCTCCGCATATGCGCTGGTGTTTATCGTCAGTATGCTGGCCATCATTGCTACCGGCGTGGACGATTTCTCTGCTTTTGCCTCCGTGGTGGCAACGCTGAATAACCTCGGCCCGGGGCTGGGCGTGGTGGCTGATAACTTTGCCAGTATGAATCCCATCGCCAAGTGGGTACTCATCGCCAACATGCTGTTTGGTCGTCTTGAAGTCTTTACGTTGTTGGTGCTCTTCACCCCAACGTTCTGGCGTGAATAAGGAAGCTTTTGTGAAAACGTTAATATTGTTCTCCACCCGGGACGGGCAAACGCGTGAAATTGCCTCTTTTATAGCATCCCAGCTTAATGAGCTTGGCGTGCATGCGGATGTGGTGAATCTGAATCGCGCCGATGCGATTAACTGGGCTGAATATCATCGTGTCGTGATTGGGGCATCAATTCGCTACGGACATTTTCATCCGGCAGTGGACCGCTTCGTTAAAAAGCACCTGCAGGAGCTGAACGCGCGACCGGGTGCTTTCTTCTCGGTGAACCTGGTGGCGCGTAAGCCGGAGAAGCGTACGCCGCAGACCAACAGCTATACCCGCAAGTTCCTGCTTAACTCGCCATGGCAGCCAGACCAGTGTGCCGTGTTTGCGGGGGCGCTTCGTTATCCGCGTTATGGCTGGCTTGATCGCGTCATGATCCGTCTGATTATGAAAATGACGGGCGGTGAAACGGATACCAGTAAAGAAGTGGTGTATACCGACTGGGATAATGTCGCCGCTTTCGCCCGTGATATCGCTCATTTAACCCACAAATCGTCGTTAAATCAGGCGTAACGCCTGGAAATTGAGCGGTTAAAAAGTTTTTTGCATTTTAGACTTGTCAGCCCGGAATAACTCCCTATAATGCGCCACCACTGACACGGAACAACGGCTTACAGGCCACCGGGTCAGAAGGTCTTCCTCCGGGAATGACCGGCAGAGAAAAGCAAAATAATCGCTTGACTCTGAATGAGGAAAACGTATTATACGGGACCTCGCGACACAGCGCCAAAGCGCGTCGCAACTGCTCTTTAACAATTTATCAGACAATCTGTGTGGGCACTCAAGGACATGGATTCTTAAACGTCGAAAGACGCTAAATGAATACCAAGTCTCTGGAGTGAACATACGTAATTCATTACGAAGTTTAATTCACGAGCATCAAACTTAAATTGAAGAGTTTGATCATGGCTCAGATTGAACGCTGGCGGCAGGCCTAACACATGCAAGTCGAGCGGTAGCACAGAGAGCTTGCTCTCGGGTGACGAGCGGCGGACGGGTGAGTAATGTCTGGGAAACTGCCTGATGGAGGGGGATAACTACTGGAAACGGTAGCTAATACCGCATAATGTCGCAAGACCAAAGAGGGGGACCTTCGGGCCTCTTGCCATCAGATGTGCCCAGATGGGATTAGCTAGTAGGTGGGGTAACGGCTCACCTAGGCGACGATCCCTAGCTGGTCTGAGAGGATGACCAGCCACACTGGAACTGAGACACGGTCCAGACTCCTACGGGAGGCAGCAGTGGGGAATATTGCACAATGGGCGCAAGCCTGATGCAGCCATGCCGCGTGTATGAAGAAGGCCTTCGGGTTGTAAAGTACTTTCAGCGGGGAGGAAGGTGTTGTGGTTAATAACCACAGCAATTGACGTTACCCGCAGAAGAAGCACCGGCTAACTCCGTGCCAGCAGCCGCGGTAATACGGAGGGTGCAAGCGTTAATCGGAATTACTGGGCGTAAAGCGCACGCAGGCGGTCTGTCAAGTCGGATGTGAAATCCCCGGGCTCAACCTGGGAACTGCATCCGAAACTGGCAGGCTTGAGTCTTGTAGAGGGGGGTAGAATTCCAGGTGTAGCGGTGAAATGCGTAGAGATCTGGAGGAATACCGGTGGCGAAGGCGGCCCCCTGGACAAAGACTGACGCTCAGGTGCGAAAGCGTGGGGAGCAAACAGGATTAGATACCCTGGTAGTCCACGCTGTAAACGATGTCGACTTGGAGGTTGTGCCCTTGAGGCGTGGCTTCCGGAGCTAACGCGTTAAGTCGACCGCCTGGGGAGTACGGCCGCAAGGTTAAAACTCAAATGAATTGACGGGGGCCCGCACAAGCGGTGGAGCATGTGGTTTAATTCGATGCAACGCGAAGAACCTTACCTACTCTTGACATCCAGAGAACTTAGCAGAGATGCTTTGGTGCCTTCGGGAACTCTGAGACAGGTGCTGCATGGCTGTCGTCAGCTCGTGTTGTGAAATGTTGGGTTAAGTCCCGCAACGAGCGCAACCCTTATCCTTTGTTGCCAGCGGTCCGGCCGGGAACTCAAAGGAGACTGCCAGTGATAAACTGGAGGAAGGTGGGGATGACGTCAAGTCATCATGGCCCTTACGAGTAGGGCTACACACGTGCTACAATGGCATATACAAAGAGAAGCGACCTCGCGAGAGCAAGCGGACCTCATAAAGTATGTCGTAGTCCGGATCGGAGTCTGCAACTCGACTCCGTGAAGTCGGAATCGCTAGTAATCGTGGATCAGA
Coding sequences within:
- a CDS encoding IMPACT family protein, with product MESWPIPAEPVTVTEEIKKSRFITLLAHTDGVEAAKAFVESVRSAHPDARHHCVAWVAGAPDDSQQLGFSDDGEPSGTAGKPMLAQLMGSGVGEITAVVVRYYGGVLLGTGGLVKAYGGGVQRALNQLTSIRKMPLTAYTLSCDYAQLAGIESLLLQFEGKIVDSQYQDLVHLRVALPHSRLDEFSAKLADFSRGSLQLLAIEE
- the fadB gene encoding fatty acid oxidation complex subunit alpha FadB; protein product: MLYKGDTLYLDWLEDGIAELVFSAPGSVNKLDTATVASLGEALGVVEKQADLKGLLLRSDKAAFIVGADITEFLSLFQVPQEQLSQWLHFANSVFNRLEDLPVPTISAVNGYALGGGCECVLATDYRLATPELRIGLPETKLGIMPGFGGSVRMPRLLGADSALEIIAAGKDVDAAQALKIGLVDGIVKPEKLRDGAVAILRQAINGDLDWKAKRQPKLEPLKLSKIEAAMSFSIAKAMVMQTAGKHYPAPLTAVKTIEAAAKYGREEALKLENQSFVPLAHTNEARALVGIFLNDQYVKGQAKKLTKDTDAPQQAAVLGAGIMGGGIAYQSAWKGVPVIMKDINDKSLTLGMNEAAKLLNKQLERGKIDGLKLAGVIGTIHPTLDYAGFERVDVVVEAVVENPKVKKAVLTETESRVRPDTVLASNTSTIPISELASVLQRPENFCGMHFFNPVHRMPLVEIIRGEKTADSTIAKVVAWASKMGKTPIVVNDCPGFFVNRVLFPYFAGFSQLLRDGADFRKIDKVMEKQFGWPMGPAYLLDVVGIDTAHHAQAVMAEGFPQRMQKDYRDAIDALFDAGRFGQKNGQGFWRYKEDSKGKPKKEEDSAVDELLAGVSQPKRDFSDEEIIARMMIPMVNEVVRCLEESIIASPAEADMALVYGLGFPPFHGGAFRWLDTQGSAKYLDMAQQYQHLGPLYQVPEGLHEKARHNEPYYPLAEPARPVIETHTA
- the pepQ gene encoding Xaa-Pro dipeptidase, with amino-acid sequence MESLAALYKNHIVTLQERTRDVLARFKLDALLIHSGELMNVFLDDHAYPFKVNPQFKAWVPVTQVPNCWLLVDGVNKPKLWFYLPVDYWHNVEPLPVSFWTEEIDIIALPKADDIGSQLPAARGNIAYIGPVTERAAALEIKAEHINPKGVIDYLHYYRAYKTDYELACMREAQKTAVMGHRAAHEAFQSGMSEFDINLAYLTATGHRDIDVPYGNIVALNEHASVLHYTKLDHRAPSEMRSFLLDAGAEYNGYAADLTRTWAANSDTDFAQLIKDVNEEQLALIGTMKAGVNYVEYHIQFHQRIAKLLRRHQIVTDMSEEAMVENDLTGPFMPHGIGHPLGLQVHDVAGFMQDDTGTHMAAPSKYPYLRCTRVMQPRMVVTIEPGIYFIESLLAPWREGAFSKHFNWQKIDALKPFGGIRIEDNVVIHENGVENMTRDLKLA
- the hemG gene encoding menaquinone-dependent protoporphyrinogen IX dehydrogenase, whose translation is MKTLILFSTRDGQTREIASFIASQLNELGVHADVVNLNRADAINWAEYHRVVIGASIRYGHFHPAVDRFVKKHLQELNARPGAFFSVNLVARKPEKRTPQTNSYTRKFLLNSPWQPDQCAVFAGALRYPRYGWLDRVMIRLIMKMTGGETDTSKEVVYTDWDNVAAFARDIAHLTHKSSLNQA
- the trkH gene encoding Trk system potassium transporter TrkH; amino-acid sequence: MHFRAITRIVGLLVILFSGTMILPGLVALLYRDGAGRAFTQTFFVALAIGSLLWWPNRRQKGELKSREGFLIVVLFWTVLGSVGALPFIFSERPNLTVTDAFFESFSGLTTTGATTLVGLDTLPHAILFYRQMLQWFGGMGIIVLAVAILPILGVGGMQLYRAEMPGPLKDNKMRPRIAETAKTLWLIYVLLTVACALALWFAGMPAFDAISHSFATIAIGGFSTHDASVGYFDSPTINTIIAIFLLISGCNYGLHFSLLSGRNLKVYSRDPEFRMFIGVQLTLVFICTLVLWFHDVYDSAVTTLNQAFFQVVSMATTAGFTTDSIARWPLFLPVLLLCSAFIGGCAGSTGGGLKVIRILLLFKQGNRELKRLVHPNAVYSIKLGNRALPERILEAVWGFFSAYALVFIVSMLAIIATGVDDFSAFASVVATLNNLGPGLGVVADNFASMNPIAKWVLIANMLFGRLEVFTLLVLFTPTFWRE
- the fadA gene encoding acetyl-CoA C-acyltransferase FadA, whose amino-acid sequence is MEQVVIVDAIRTPMGRSKGGAFRHVRAEDLSAHLMRSLLSRNAQLEAAALDDIYWGCVQQTLEQGFNIARNAALLAEIPHSVPANTVNRLCGSSMQALHDAARMIMTGDAQACLIGGVEHMGHVPMNHGVDFHPGLSRNVAKAAGMMGLTAEMLARMHGISREMQDQFAARSHARAWAATQSGAFKNEIIPTGGHDADGVLKQFNYDEVIRPETTVEALSTLRPAFDPANGTVTAGTSSALSDGAAAMLLMSESRARELGLKPRARIRSMAVVGCDPSIMGYGPVPASKLALKKAGLTASDIDLFEMNEAFAAQILPCIKDLGLMEQIDEKINLNGGAIALGHPLGCSGARISTTLLNLMERKDAQFGLATMCIGLGQGIATVFERV